A genomic window from Mesorhizobium sp. 131-2-1 includes:
- a CDS encoding GGDEF domain-containing protein, with the protein MLDFSSLLLAAALSGSCLSITLLAIWFTAPRAHFVLTVACGMLVLVAHVVLFWRYTKEPSPLLCQAVLALLSLGILAICLSSMQYLSVPGYRRVIVPTLLAMIVCAAVTYLGLDGVGFIITYATVTALLGVIGVMFWTKGGGHDRRILLVVAFLSGVCGLSFGLCGAVLLVGGHWVLGIAPDNWAEGLNSVVAVACMTGLGALTLSLHHLQAQIELKAETLTDPLTGLMNRRALTSLYGERAFGPFMSVVMFDLDHFKKTNDLFGHPVGDKVLCRFAAVIRKYNRTGVDAFRLGGEEFALVMSRMTEDKAYELASKIGVAFGAEVVPTPRGPLRSTVSGGIGFGKAGGSSLDDVLAEADKALYAAKHAGRNRVLVLSEASKADGPALRSA; encoded by the coding sequence ATGTTGGATTTTAGTTCGCTCCTGCTCGCGGCGGCGCTGTCGGGCTCGTGCCTCAGCATCACGCTGTTAGCGATCTGGTTCACCGCGCCGCGGGCGCATTTCGTGCTGACGGTGGCGTGCGGCATGCTCGTGCTTGTCGCGCATGTAGTGCTGTTCTGGCGGTACACGAAGGAACCCAGCCCCTTGCTGTGCCAGGCTGTCCTTGCGCTGCTCAGCCTGGGCATTTTGGCCATCTGCCTGTCGTCCATGCAGTATCTCAGCGTGCCCGGCTACAGGCGTGTGATCGTGCCTACCCTGCTTGCCATGATCGTTTGCGCGGCCGTCACCTATCTCGGCCTAGACGGCGTCGGCTTCATCATCACCTATGCGACGGTGACGGCGCTGCTTGGTGTGATCGGCGTGATGTTCTGGACCAAGGGGGGCGGCCACGACCGGCGGATTCTGCTTGTCGTGGCGTTTTTGAGCGGCGTCTGCGGGCTGTCCTTCGGCCTTTGCGGCGCAGTGCTCCTGGTCGGTGGCCATTGGGTGCTCGGTATCGCCCCCGACAACTGGGCAGAGGGATTGAACTCCGTCGTTGCGGTCGCCTGTATGACCGGTCTCGGCGCGCTGACGCTTTCGCTGCATCATCTGCAGGCGCAGATCGAATTGAAGGCCGAGACCCTGACCGATCCGCTGACCGGGCTGATGAACCGGCGGGCGCTGACCTCGCTCTATGGCGAGCGCGCCTTCGGTCCGTTCATGTCGGTGGTGATGTTCGATCTCGATCACTTCAAGAAGACGAACGACCTGTTCGGCCATCCGGTCGGCGACAAGGTCCTGTGCCGCTTCGCCGCCGTCATCCGCAAATATAACCGGACCGGCGTCGACGCCTTCCGGCTGGGTGGCGAGGAATTCGCGCTGGTCATGTCGCGCATGACCGAAGACAAGGCCTATGAGCTGGCTAGCAAGATCGGCGTCGCCTTCGGCGCCGAGGTCGTGCCAACCCCGCGTGGCCCGCTGCGCAGCACCGTCAGCGGCGGCATCGGCTTCGGCAAGGCCGGCGGCAGCAGCCTCGACGATGTGCTGGCCGAAGCGGACAAGGCTCTCTACGCGGCAAAGCACGCCGGACGGAACCGCGTGCTTGTCCTTAGCGAAGCGAGCAAGGCCGACGGGCCGGCCTTGCGTTCCGCCTGA
- a CDS encoding CpaF family protein, with translation MTSRFSTLQNRDLRPQRPAEAAPVAHHAVVIPTTRKPVAPKVEAAPAKSANKVLDARVRIHRMLLEEINLVALERLPKDEMRRQVHEFVSEKTRQERMAINTAELDALVDDIVDEMVGLGPLEPLLKDPEINDILINGHQNCFVERRGKLQQVNIPFKDEAHLLRIINKIVAAVGRRVDESAPMVDARMLDGSRFNAAIRPVGVDGPLVSIRKFSKNKLGLHKLVEFGAITQNMAEVLAAAVHARKTTIISGGTGTGKTTMLNALSAFIPEDERLITIEDAAELQLQQPHVARMETRPANIEGHGELKQRDLVKNALRMRPDRVILGECRGEEAFDMLQAMNTGHEGSMATIHANTPRDAISRLEQMLGMTGMPMTVQSIRSQIASAIDIIVQLTRLSDGKRKVTSVAEVTGMEGDVIQMQEIFRFVRTGMEADGKILGHYEATGIRPRFLEDLRNMGIEFPGRYFEPGRPQE, from the coding sequence ATGACAAGCCGCTTCTCAACGCTTCAGAACCGCGACCTGCGTCCGCAACGCCCGGCCGAGGCGGCACCGGTCGCGCATCATGCCGTTGTCATTCCGACGACGCGCAAGCCCGTAGCGCCAAAGGTCGAGGCAGCGCCGGCCAAGAGCGCCAACAAGGTGCTCGACGCGCGTGTGCGCATCCACCGCATGCTGCTCGAGGAAATCAACCTCGTGGCGTTGGAGCGGCTGCCGAAGGACGAGATGCGCCGGCAGGTGCATGAATTCGTCTCGGAAAAGACCCGCCAGGAGAGGATGGCGATCAACACCGCCGAGCTCGACGCGCTGGTCGACGACATCGTCGACGAGATGGTCGGCCTCGGCCCGCTGGAGCCGCTACTCAAGGATCCCGAGATCAACGACATCCTGATCAATGGCCACCAGAACTGCTTCGTCGAAAGGCGCGGCAAGCTGCAGCAGGTGAATATCCCGTTCAAGGACGAGGCGCATCTGCTTCGAATCATAAACAAAATCGTCGCGGCGGTCGGCCGGCGCGTCGATGAATCGGCGCCGATGGTCGACGCGCGCATGCTCGACGGCTCGCGCTTCAACGCTGCCATCCGGCCGGTCGGCGTCGACGGGCCGCTGGTGTCGATCCGCAAATTCTCCAAGAACAAGCTCGGCCTGCACAAGCTGGTCGAGTTCGGCGCCATCACCCAGAACATGGCCGAGGTGCTGGCGGCGGCCGTGCATGCCCGCAAGACCACCATCATCTCGGGCGGCACCGGCACCGGCAAGACGACGATGCTCAACGCGCTGTCGGCCTTCATCCCCGAGGACGAGCGCCTGATCACCATCGAGGACGCCGCCGAGCTGCAGTTGCAGCAGCCGCATGTCGCGCGCATGGAGACGCGGCCGGCCAACATCGAAGGCCACGGCGAATTGAAGCAGCGCGACCTGGTCAAGAACGCGCTGCGCATGCGCCCCGACCGCGTCATCCTCGGCGAATGCCGCGGCGAGGAAGCCTTCGACATGCTGCAGGCGATGAACACCGGCCATGAAGGCTCGATGGCGACCATCCACGCCAACACGCCGCGCGACGCGATCTCGCGCCTGGAGCAGATGCTCGGCATGACCGGCATGCCGATGACGGTGCAGTCGATCCGCAGCCAGATCGCCAGTGCCATCGACATCATCGTGCAGCTGACCCGCCTGTCCGACGGCAAGCGCAAGGTGACCAGCGTCGCCGAGGTGACCGGCATGGAAGGCGACGTCATCCAGATGCAAGAGATTTTCCGCTTCGTGCGCACCGGCATGGAGGCGGACGGCAAGATCCTCGGCCACTACGAGGCGACCGGAATCCGCCCGCGTTTCCTCGAAGACCTGCGCAACATGGGCATCGAATTCCCGGGAAGATATTTCGAACCCGGCCGTCCGCAGGAGTGA
- a CDS encoding tetratricopeptide repeat protein produces MRHRLPTAMAALAAVLMVTGCTTNNNVDTTKTTAIQPASKDVSATDLAEGKAQFREANYGLAEKHFRKAVELKADNAEAWMGLAASYDELGRFDFADRAYNQLLKVAGRRPQIVNNMGYSQLLRGNKKQARALLLEAKAHMADPTVVDANLALLNKS; encoded by the coding sequence ATGCGTCACAGACTTCCCACGGCAATGGCCGCATTGGCAGCCGTCTTGATGGTCACCGGTTGTACGACTAACAACAACGTCGACACGACCAAGACCACCGCGATCCAGCCGGCGTCCAAGGACGTCAGCGCTACCGACCTGGCAGAGGGCAAGGCGCAGTTCCGCGAGGCGAATTACGGCCTTGCCGAAAAGCACTTCCGCAAGGCCGTGGAGCTCAAGGCCGACAATGCCGAGGCCTGGATGGGGCTTGCCGCCTCCTATGACGAGCTCGGCCGTTTCGACTTCGCCGACCGCGCCTACAACCAGCTTCTGAAGGTCGCCGGCCGCCGGCCGCAGATCGTCAACAATATGGGCTATTCGCAGTTGCTGCGCGGCAACAAGAAGCAGGCCAGGGCCCTGCTGCTCGAAGCCAAGGCCCATATGGCCGACCCAACCGTGGTCGACGCCAATCTGGCGCTGCTGAACAAGAGCTAG
- a CDS encoding type II secretion system F family protein → MFEGFSAIYVVYAAAALTGIMIAEACYLLYAGRSDKRTAINRRMKLQENKISQEQVLIQLRKERGLEAGTSVFSLDRFRALRTQSGMTMPLSKFLTITSGVALVAALVAIWYGLPLLLGLLLFVVLLPILPVMALRFQRGRRLKRFGMQLPEALELITRGLKAGHPVPVAISMVAREMPDPIGTEFGVIADEVTYGSDLVSALNSLFDRVGHEDLPLFVTAVSIQNSSGGNLREILDGLSATIRERGKLRRKVRAISTEGRMSAYILTAVPALLFAAIMVMMPQFYKSVWGVPKTWYLLGGSVTWLMLGNAIMFKMSNFRF, encoded by the coding sequence GTGTTCGAGGGTTTTAGCGCGATCTACGTCGTCTATGCCGCGGCTGCGCTCACCGGCATCATGATCGCCGAGGCGTGCTACCTGCTTTATGCCGGCCGCAGTGACAAGCGCACGGCCATCAACCGGCGCATGAAGCTGCAGGAGAACAAGATCAGCCAGGAGCAGGTGCTGATCCAGCTGCGCAAGGAGCGCGGGCTGGAGGCAGGTACCTCGGTGTTCTCGCTCGACCGGTTCCGCGCCTTGCGCACTCAGTCCGGCATGACGATGCCCTTGTCCAAGTTTCTGACGATCACTTCGGGCGTGGCATTGGTGGCGGCGCTGGTCGCCATCTGGTACGGCCTGCCGTTGCTGCTCGGCCTTCTGTTGTTTGTCGTCCTCCTGCCGATACTGCCGGTGATGGCATTGCGCTTTCAGCGCGGCCGCCGGCTGAAGCGGTTCGGCATGCAGTTGCCGGAGGCGCTGGAACTGATCACGCGCGGCCTGAAGGCCGGCCATCCGGTGCCGGTGGCCATCTCCATGGTGGCGCGCGAGATGCCGGACCCGATCGGCACCGAGTTCGGCGTCATCGCCGATGAGGTGACCTATGGCTCGGACCTGGTTTCGGCGCTGAATTCGCTGTTCGATCGCGTCGGCCACGAAGACCTGCCGTTGTTCGTCACCGCCGTGTCGATCCAGAACAGTTCGGGCGGCAATCTGCGCGAGATCCTCGACGGGCTGTCGGCGACGATCCGCGAGCGCGGCAAGCTGCGCCGCAAGGTGCGCGCGATTTCGACCGAGGGCCGCATGTCGGCCTACATCCTGACGGCGGTGCCGGCGCTGCTGTTCGCGGCCATCATGGTGATGATGCCGCAGTTCTACAAAAGCGTCTGGGGCGTGCCGAAGACCTGGTACCTGCTTGGCGGCTCGGTGACCTGGCTAATGCTGGGCAACGCCATTATGTTCAAGATGTCGAACTTCAGGTTCTGA
- a CDS encoding type II secretion system F family protein, which yields MQAVIEFLASLAPTSLMPVAVLLLMLGGGAVAWPLVVAKGDRNEVKRRLKVEESSQAVEQTEPAPRKNSNAVREKAVKRAQEFYAKSDPENVARLRMKLIQAGYMEPRAVGTFFLIRFAAFVGLALGALLLNHWMASADSTMTSRWTFVILSGAAGYFLPGLVLTQKVREKMREYRNGFPDFMDLMIVCCDAGMSMEAGIERVSKELAKTYPSLSQNLQLVSLELRAGRSLDDALKALADRLSLDEVRSFATLLQQSKELGTSLSGALRVFSDEMRHKRMSLAEEKAHALPAKMSVPVTVCILPVVLMIAIIPIIVKMTTAH from the coding sequence ATGCAGGCCGTGATCGAATTCCTCGCCTCGCTCGCGCCGACTTCGCTGATGCCGGTGGCGGTGCTGCTGCTGATGCTGGGCGGCGGCGCCGTGGCCTGGCCGCTGGTCGTGGCCAAGGGCGACCGCAACGAGGTCAAGCGCCGGCTGAAGGTTGAGGAGAGCAGCCAGGCTGTCGAGCAGACCGAGCCTGCGCCGCGCAAGAATTCCAACGCGGTGCGCGAGAAGGCGGTGAAGCGGGCGCAGGAATTCTACGCCAAGAGTGACCCCGAGAATGTCGCGCGGCTGCGCATGAAGCTCATCCAGGCCGGCTACATGGAGCCGCGTGCGGTCGGCACCTTCTTCCTGATCCGCTTTGCCGCCTTCGTCGGCCTGGCCCTCGGCGCCCTGCTGCTCAACCACTGGATGGCGAGCGCGGATTCGACCATGACCAGCCGCTGGACCTTCGTCATCCTGTCGGGTGCCGCCGGCTATTTCCTGCCCGGCCTGGTGCTGACCCAGAAGGTGCGGGAGAAGATGCGCGAATACCGCAACGGCTTTCCCGACTTCATGGACCTGATGATCGTCTGCTGCGACGCCGGCATGAGCATGGAGGCCGGCATCGAGCGCGTCTCCAAGGAACTCGCCAAGACCTATCCTTCGCTCAGCCAGAACCTGCAGCTGGTGTCGCTGGAGCTGAGGGCCGGCCGTAGCCTCGACGATGCGCTGAAGGCGCTCGCCGACCGCCTCAGCCTCGACGAGGTGCGCTCCTTCGCGACGCTGCTGCAGCAGTCCAAGGAACTGGGCACCAGCCTGTCGGGAGCGCTACGCGTCTTCTCCGACGAGATGCGGCACAAGCGTATGTCGCTGGCCGAGGAGAAGGCGCATGCCCTGCCGGCCAAGATGTCTGTGCCGGTGACGGTATGCATCCTGCCGGTGGTGCTGATGATCGCCATCATACCGATCATCGTGAAGATGACGACGGCGCACTGA